TTGGCGGCCAGATAGACCAGCTGCGCCGTCAGGTTCCGCGCCCGCAGGTCGAAATAGGCCAGGATGACCGTGCAGAACAGGAACATCACCTGGAAGAAGGCGCCCAGCACGCCGAAGCGGAACATGCCGATCTGCTGGTACTGCAGGCCGATGGCGCCGACGATCATAGGGGCCAGGAAGATGCAGACGGCGCAGACCGCCCCCTGCAGGATCACCAGATTGCGGCTGCTGTCCAGCAGGGCGGCGATGATGGCACGGTGGTTGCGCGCGATCTGGTCGAAGGTCGCGTGTTTCTGGATGTCGCGGTAGAAGCCCTGGTAATGCTCGAAGAAGCGGGTCTCGATGTTCACCGTGAACAGGGTCAGCGCCGGCAGCGTCGTCAGGTAGGCGACGAACATGGCGCCGTCATAGGCGCTGTAGATCGTCATGGCGCCGGAGACGATCTCGCGTTCCGGTGCGAACCACATGATCCACTTGTCGGTCCACACCGCGGCATTGGCGAACAGCCCGATCAGGGCAAGGTCCCAGTAGCGGCGGAAATAGCTGAGGAAATCGAACAGACGGCCGACGGGATAGGGATATTCGGCCAGCACCCGCGCGATCAGCCCGAACTGGATCACCGCCAGCCCGGATGAGAAGCCCCAGACCATGCCGGCGGCGCCATGGCGGTCGCCCAGCAGCAGCGTGGCGGCCATGCCCACCGCCATGCCGACGCCGAAGGCGACGGTGACGGCCAGATAGTCCTTCAGCGCCGACAGGAAGATCGACACCACCCAGATGCCGCAGACCAGGAAGAAATTCGCCAACCCGCCCAGCATCACCGGCAGCGGCAGCCCGCTGAACAGCGGATAGAAGGGGCCGGCGGTCAGCCCGGCGATGGCATAGGCCAGCCCCAGCGTCGCCAGCAGCATGCCCGGCGCCGCCTCCACCTCCTTGGCATAGATGGCGTCGGCGAGATAGCGGGTGGCGACCATCACCAGCGGCCCGGTGAGGACCACCGAGAAGCAGAAATTGTAGATCACCACCACGCGGAACTGCGTCAGCTGCTCCATCTCCACCAGATCGCGGCCGAACAGCGTGATGCCGGCCAGCGCCAGGATGGTGAACATCCACGGCCCCGAGGTGATGAAGGCGGAATGGGCATAGCCCTGCAGCACGCCCAGCAGGTCGTCGCGCCGGGCCAGCCGGCGGAGCGCGAAGCCGATGCCGGCCATCTCAGGCCGCCCCGCTCGGGTGGAAACCGGGTTGCTCAAGCGTCGGCCGGGTCGGCATGGCGATGTGCTCGTCATAGATGGCGCGGTAGATGCGGTCGATGGCGACCTTGTCGTAGGACTGGGCGACGCGGCGGGCGATGGCCTGGGCGCAGCGCTCGCGCCAGGGGCGGTCGAGCAGCAACGCGCGCAGTTCCCGCGCGGTGTCGAGCGGGCTTGCCAGCGGCGTCACCGCCCCGCCCGGCCCCAGCGGCGGATCCTCGTCCGGGCGGCCCAGCAGCAGCTCGGCGCAGGACCCCACGTCGGTCGCCACCGTCGGCACGCCGGACGCCCCCGCCTCCAGGATCACCAGCGGCTGCGCCTCGCTGACGCTGGTCAGCGCGATGGCGTCGACCCGGCCCAGCCAGTCGGTCAGCTTGACCCGGCCGGCGAAGACCACCGTCTGCTCCAGCCCGAGATGCGCAACGATGGTGCGGCATTCCTCGACATAGCCGGGGTCCTCTTCCAGCGGCCCGAGGATCATCGCCTTCAGGCCGGGAATGTCCTCGCGCAGGATGGCGGCCGCGCGGATGTAGGTCTTCACGTCCTTGATCGGCACGACGCGGCCGATCAGCGCGATGGTGGGCGGGCGCGGCTCCGGATCGCGCCGGACCTGGGAATAGCCGGCATAGTCGATGCCGTTGGGCACGATCATCAGCTTGGCCGGATCGGCGCCCTGGCGGCGCTGGAACTCCTGGTTTCCGCCATACAAGGTGATGATGCGGTCGCAGGCGTCGTAGCAGGCCTTGGAGTAGCTGGCGAAGGTGTCCAGCCACAGATCCCGCAGGTCGCGCTTCTTGCGGTCGAGCACCAGGGAGGTGTCGCCACCCTCGAACAGCCATTCGGCCATCAGGATCTCGATGCGCCGTTCGTTGGTGTAGATGCCGTGTTCGGTCAGCAGCGCCGGACGCCCGGTCTCCAGCCTCGCCCGCGCGGCGAACAGCCCGGCATAGCCGGTGGAGACGGCATGATAGACCCCAGCCTGCGGCATCGGCACCAGCAGCGTGGCGAACAGCCCGCTCATCAGCGCGCGGCTGCCCCAGAAATACTCAAGGAAGGAGGCGTCCGGCAGGGCTGCCCTGCACATGCGCACCACCATCTGGAAGGCATCCTCGGAGTTCAGCAGCGCCCGTTTGCCGACCCGGCCGCGCCGCGGCGCCAGCAGCCGCAGCACCTCGGCCACCTCCGCCAGCCCGCCGCCCTGCTGCAGCCGGCCGAGCGGCGCCTCCAACGCCGCCACCAGCCGCGCCGTTCCGGGCTGCCAGCGCCAGCCGGCGGGCGGATCCTGGAGATAGACATGGGTCAGGCCGGTGACGTTGGGCGGCAGCTCGTAGGCCAGCCGGCGGGCGCCGCGGTCGGCCACCAGGGCGACGACATGGAAGGTCAGGTCGGCGTGGGAGCGGATCAGGTCATGGGTCCAGGTCGACACGCCGCCCGCGACATAGGGGTAGGACCCTTCCATCAGCAGACAGACGTCGGCCTTGGGGGCATGGGGCGCTTCGGGCAATGAGGCTCCGGGTGACGAAAGGCTCATGCGGCAAGCTCCGGAGCGCCGGCGCCCGGCGGAACCGCCTCTGTCGAATCTCCGCGCCAAAGCGCGAAGACATCATGCAGGGTGTGCGGCAGTTCGGCCTCGCCGCCCAGCAGGTCGGACCGGCGGCCCGGCAGCGCCCGCAGCTCGGCGAACCGGCCCAGCCGGAACAGGCTTTCGGCGTACCAGAAGAGGATGCGCCGGTCGGCCGTGCGGTCGACCAGCGGCTCCAGCCTGTCCGCCGCCTCCGCCGCCAGTCCGCAGCGCAGCAGCAGCCGGCCGAGGTCGAGGCGGATGCCGTCGTCATCGGGGGCCAGCTCCAGGCTGCGGCGATAGCCCTCCAGCGCCCTTTCCCGAATTTCCGCCTCGCGGTTGGGATCCAGCAGCCCGCAGAAGGCGTAATCGTCGAGATGGCGGGCGAGCGCGGCCAGGGCGTCCGCATCCTCCGCCCGGTCGCGCGCGGCATGGTCCAGCGCAAGCCAGCGCTCGTTGAACTCATGCTCCACCCGTGCGGTGGCGGTGGCGGCCTGGACGCGGACGGACGGATCGGCGTCGGCGAGGCCCGCCTTCAGCGCCGGCGTGAAGGCAGGGCGGAAATGGCGGGCGACCAGCGCGATCACCGCCTGCTTCTGCTGCGGTGAGCCCATCCACATCACGTCGGTGAAGGACTCGCCGGCGGCAAGATGCGCGGTCTCCCGCCCGCTCACGATCAGCTCGTACAGCTCGCGCGCCGGGCCGATCTCGCTGTCGGGGAAGAGGGAGAGATACCAGTCCTGGAACCCGGTGGCATAGCGGCTGAACAGCGCCAGCAGCGCCGCGGTCGCCACGGTGCAGGCGGCCCCGACCGGACCCAGCGGCACCATGGTGACCAGCAGAAGCCCGGCCAGCCGCAGGTCGCGCCCACGCCGCACCAGTCCGCGCACCCAAAGCCCGACCAGACCGCAGAGCGCCAGATGTAGCGCCGCGCCGACCGGCAGGGCGAAGGGCAGATCCGAGAGGGCCAATGCCGCCACCGCGGCGTCGAGCAGACCGGCGGACGGCGCCACCAGCAGCAGCTCGCCCACGCCGGCGGACGGCCGGTCGCCGGCAAGACCCTCGGAAGCGGCGGAGGACAGGACAGAGGATTGGGCCTTCATTGCGCCGCCGGCCCTTCCGGTTGGCCTTCCGCCCGTCCATCCGCAGGCGTTTCGATCCGCCGGGTGGTGAAGCCGATGGTGATGTCTGCCAGTTCAGCCGGCAGGGACTGCCGGACGGCGCGCTCCAGCTTCGCCTCCACCAGACGGGCGCCGTCGAGCGGCGTACCGGCCAGCACGACGCCGAAGGACGTCCCCTGATGGCCGAAATCGCAGGCGAGATCGGTGTCGCGCAGGCTGCCGCGCACCGCCTCGCCGATGGCGGCGGCAAGTTCCGCCCGCTGGCCCACCGACAGGCGGGCGATGCCGATGGGGCGGATGGTGATGGCCGTGGTCTCGAACCCCATGCGGCGCCCGAGCAGCGCCAGGAAGTCCGCCTGACGGCCGATGTAGCTGGAGGAATAGAGGGCGTCGTCGGTGAACACCCGCTGTTCGTTGGCGGTGCGGTACTGGCGCGCCTTGGCCAGCGCGGTGCCGATCCATTCGCACAGGATGCGGAAATTCTCGACCGTGTTGACGCTGAGGTCGGTGAAGCCCAGGCTTTCGATCTTCACCATGCCGATGACCTCGCCGGTGTCGCTGCTGACCAGCGGTCCGGCCAGGATGCCCTCACCGGCCAGGATGCGCTCGTCCTCTGCGCGGCTGACGCAGACCTGGCGCTGGCGGGCGATCACCTGCTGGAACAGGGCCGTTCCGCTGTCGAACCAGCGGGCATAGGTGTCGTTGTCGTCGTCCCAGCCCTCGTTCGTCACCGATTCGAGCACGTCGTTGTTCAGCAGGAACAGCGAGAACTTCTCCGGCTGCATGACGGTGCGCACGAGGTCGGCGACGCCCAGCATCACCTCTCCCTCGTCCAGCCGGTCGATCGACTTGGCGGCCTGATAGAGGGTGAAGACGGTGCGCAGCTGACCGGCGACACGGGTCTCCAGGCTCTCCTTGACCGATTTCAGCGCACGGTAGGACCGGGCGATGGCCTCCGCCTCCTGCCGGGCGGCGGCAAGACCGGCGCGCAATTCCTCCCGCTCGCGCAGATGGCGCATGCGCAGCTCGCCGAACAGCACGGCGGCGACCAGCCACAGGATCGGCTCGCGCGACAGGGTGAAGAGATGGTCGTACAGGTCCTGGGTGATGCCGGCGTCCGGCACATTGCCCAGCCGCAGCGCCGCTGTCGCAGCCAGCGCCGCCAGAACGCCCTCGTTCGTGCCGTACTGGATCGCCAGCAGCAGGACAGGGATCCAGAAGGGATGCGGCTGGACCCCCTCGAACCGCAGCCCGGAGCCCAGCCAGACATCCAGCCCCAGCGCCACGCCGAAGAACAGCGCAAGCTCCAGCAACGCCACCGGACGCAGGCCGAACCAGCGGCGGCGGAACACACCGTCCACGGGGATCGGGGCGGTCACAGGAGCGGCGGAGGGCGGGCTGCTCATCGTCGGACCGGGCCTCAGGGAGCGGTGGCGACCACCGGCCGCAGGCTGTCGATCATGCGCGTCACCACGCGCTGGGCGACGTTGTTGACGCTGTCGCGGCTGAAATAGCCACGCCCGGCCTCCGACTGGCTGGAGGTCCACAGGACCGCCCCGTCGGAGACGCGCACCAGCCGGGCGTTCAGCCCGACCACCGGCTCCTCCCGCAGGCCATGCTGATATCCGTATTCCGACACGCTGCCGGCCAGCACCGCATCCGCCGCCAGCGCCCGGCCGGCGGCCTGCGCGTCGAGCGGAGCATCGGCCTGGGAGGCGGACGCCGCGGCGGGGCCGGCATCGGCGGACTTCATCTCCGACAGGCGGTTGCGGACCCGGCCGGCCTCCACCATGCGGACACCGCCGACGCCGTACAGCTCGGTGGAGACGAGATCGGCGGCGATCTGGCCGGCGTTGGGATGGTTGGTCAGGTTCTCGAACGGCAGAACGGCGACGGTGGCGCCGGCCGGCAGCGCGGCACCCGGCTGAGCGAAGTCGCGGCTGTTGATCCGCCCGACGCTGCAGCCCGCCAGCAGCAGCCCGGCCAGCAGCAGCACGCCGCAGGTCCGTATTCCCTTGGCCGTCATCCCCATAGCCGTCGGCTCCATCGCGTCACGCATCCCCATTCCGCCGTTTCCCTTCCTTTGACCATGAAGACGTTGACACACCGTCAATACCGCCAGACGAGAGTGACGCCGGCGCTGTTCACCGCGCTGGCCGTGCCGCGGGCGGTGGAGCGGGCATGGGCGGCGCGAAGCCCCAGTTCCAGCCCTTCCACCGGCTCCCAACCCAGCGAAACCGCGCCCTGCGGGCCGCTGCGCCCGCGCCGGTCATAGGCATAGCCGAGCTGGGCGGCGTAGCGGACATAATCGGTGAGATGGTCCTCGACATTGATCTGGAGCGCGTGGACCTCGCGCGTCGCGGCCGGCAGCGGGACGTAGGTCTGTCCGTCCGCGTTCTGCCGTTCCTCGCGATGGCCGACATATTCGGCGTCCAGCACATAGGCGATGCTGGCGAGCGGCCCGGCCGCGTTCAAGGTGTAGCGCAGGGAGCCTTCCACCGTGGCGCTGCGCGCCAGATCGGCGGCACCGGCCAGCCCATAGCGGTTGTAGCCGGCGCCGAAGGACAGCGACCAGCGCTCCGACAGCCGGTCCTCCTGCTGCAGGAAAACCCGGTCGCGCCGGCCGCCGTCGACGATGCCCTCCAGGAAGGCGAAGTTGGGCTCGCTCCAGGCGAAGCCTGCGCGGGTCTCCGACTCCTCGTCACGCCAGCCATGGGTGTAGCCGGCGCCCAGCGTCCGTGGGGCGGCGTAGACGGACAGAGTGGAGCGCTGCAGCTCCGGCCAGTCATGGACCAGGGCAGCCTCCAGACGGGCGCGCGCGCCGTGGAAGGGCTCCAGCCGGCCGTCGGCGCGCTGGGCGGCGTCGACATCCACCTCGCGCCGTTCAAGTGCCCAGGTCAGGCTGGTGGAGCGGCCAAGCTCCTGCACGCCGCCGAGCCGCGCGATGCGCTGCATGTCGGCGTTGCGCACCTGCTGCCAATCGACGTCGAGACGGACGCGGTCGGCATTCGCGTACAGAAGCAGCGCCTTGGCCTGGACCAGCGACGGTTCGCCGGGCGTCAGATCCAGCGCACTGTCATAGGCCATGGCCGCCTCGCGCCAGCGGCCGAGCCGCTCCTCCGCCTGCCCCAGCAGGGCGGTGGATTGGGCGTCCCGCGGGTCCTGCGTCAGCAGGTTGCGCAGCAGCTCCCGCGCGGGGCGGACCTCCCCGTCCTCCATCATCGTGAATGCGCGGAAATAGTCGATGCGGCGCTGCGCGGCACGGTCGGCCGCCTCGGCCTGCGGCGTCGGGCGCGCGGCGGGGGCGCGGCTCAACGCAATGGTCACGCCCCTGTGGTCCGCCGCGATGTCGGCGGCGACGTCGGCGGCGGGGATCAGGACGACGCTGTCATAGCCGTAGAGGATGTTGTCGATCCAGGACTCCAGCCGCTCCGGCACGCGGTCGAGCGCCACGTCGCCGAGCGGCCGGCTGAAGCGCAGGACGATCTCGCGGCCCTGGTGCTCCACCTCGGTCGCGACCGGAGCGGGCCAGCTCAGGGCGAAGCGGGCGGCGCGATCCTCCCGCAAGGTTTCCAGACGGGCGGAGGACGGCGCCGGCTGGGCCTGGATGGGGGTGGCGGCGAGGAGGAGGGTGAGTAGAAGCACCAGGAATCCCCTCTCCCCCCCGCTCACGCGCAAACNTGCGTGGCGTGACTTCCCGAGACTCCTCCCCACGCATCCCCCTCACCCTCCCCACGCCGGTGGCGCGGGGCCCCTCCCTCTCCCCGGGGGGGAGAGGGGGTGGATTGCGGGAATTGGTCACGGAAGGGCCAGGACACGGCGGGCCTCCGGCAGTCGTCCGTTTTCGATCAGCATAGATGCATAGTCCGCCGTCAGCTGCCGGTCGCCGGGGCGGCGCTTGCGCAGGGAGTCGAACAGGGCGACGGCCTCGTCGACCATGCCCAGCCGGTTCAGCAGGTTGGCCTCCGTCAGGACCGCCGCATCGTCCCGGCCGCCACGGGCGCGGAGCTGGGCCAGCGCGGTGCGGTAGAAGGGGACGGCAGCGGCCGGGCGCTTCAGGGCGGTCAGCGCCTCGCCCAGGAAGTAATGCGCCTCGTAATCGTCGGGACCACCCGCAGTGTAGCGGCGCAGCAGGCGCTCGGCGTCGGCGAGGCGGTTCCCGTCATAGGCGAGCATGCCCAGCTGGCGCAGTGCGTCGGCATCCTCCGGCTTCCTTGCCAGCAGGGCCGTCCAGGCTTCGGCGGCGGCGGCGCGCTGGCCGGTCTGTTCGGCAAGGCGGGCATAGCGGCGCAGGCGGTCGGGCGTGGCGTCCTCGCGCAGGGCGGCGCGGACGGCGACCGCCAGCTCCCTGCCCTTGCCGGCCGACGCGAGCGCCTCGATGTAGGGGGCCTGAAGCACCGGCTGGGCCGGCGGTCCGGCGGGCGTCGCGAGGCTCGCGGTGACGCGGGCGCCGCCGCCGAGTTCGGCCAGACGGTCGTACCATGCCGCCTGCGCCGCCGGGCCGGCCGCCGCCTTGGCCCGCGCCTCCAGCCAATCGAGCGCGGCGGACGGCGGGCGCGGTCCCCACAGATAGGCGAGCTGCCGGAAATCCTCGCTCTGTGGCCCCTGCATCGCGGCCAGCCGCTGCAAAGCCTGCGTCGCCCCCGCCTTGTCGCCGAGCGCCAGCAGGGCGGAGACCGGTTCGCGCCGCCGCTCCACCGGCAGGCGGTCGTCGGTGGCGCGGGCCAGCAGATAACGCCGCAGCTCCGCCTTGCGGCCCAGCTTTTCCAGCGTGTCGCGGTAGAGTGAATCCTCCGCTTCGGCCAGCGGGGCGGCGGTGGCCTGCCGTTGCAGCAGACCGGCAAGGTCGGGCAGTGCGTCCGCCTTGGCGGCGGCATCGGCATAGACCGCCAGCCAGTCGCCGCCCAGCCGTTCCGCCCGTACGCGCAGCAGCGGCAGGGCGGCGCGGTAGGCCTTGTGGTCGAGCAGCAGATAGGCGATTCCCTGCTCCTCCGCGTCGGTCAACCCGCCCTTCGCCAGCTTGGCGGTCAGATGGCGGGCCAACTCCTCCGACCGGCCGGCGCCGTCGAGCGCCGCGATGTAGGCGGCCTCCACCTCCGCCCCGCCCTGGTCGAGCAGGGGGGCCAGCAGCGGCAGCGCCTCGGCCGGATTTCCGGTCGCGGTCAGGGCGATGGCGACGGCCAGACGGCTGCGCGGCGAGGGGTCGAGCGCGAAGGCGCGCTGTGCTGCGGCCAGCGCCAGCGGGGCGGCGCGCCGGTCGGCAACCGCCCGTTCGGCGGCGCTGCCGGCGATGTCCTGCAAGAGGGCGGCGGGCAGCACCGGCCGGGCGGCCAGCCAGTCGGCGACGGCAGCCGGATCGCCGGCCTTGGCGGCCAGCCTCGCCCAGCCCTGGTCCGCCGCCGGAGAGGGCTTTGCCTGCCGGCGCGCAGCGAACCAGTCCAGACCGGCGGGCGCGCGGTCCAGGTCGCTGAACAGGGCCGCCAACTCCTCCAACTGGTCGTCGGACAGGATTCCCGACAGCGACAGACTGTCGAAGGCGGCATCGGCGGCTGCACGGCGACCGGTTCGGTCGAGAATGCGGACGGCGGCCAGCCGGTCGCCAAGGGTCAGCGCACTCCCGGCCAGACCGCGCTCCGCCCAGCGCGCGGCGGCATCGGCATCGCCGCGGCCGAGCGCGATGTTCGCCGCCAGCACCGGATAATCGGCGAGGAACCCCTCGCCCAATTCGCGATGCAGGCGGTCGAGGAAGGGGCGGTCGCCGTCGCGCAGCGCCGTCTCGGCCAGCCCGGCCAGGACCCAATCCGGCGCCAGACGCAGGTCGCGGCCCTTGGCGGCCTGCAAGGCCTCCTGCGCCTGCCCGGCATTCATCTCCAGCGCCAGCAGCCGGCCGAACTGCGAATCCTCCACCCGGCCGGACAGCGCCGACAGGCGGGTCCGCGCCTCCTCCCGGCGGTCGGCGGCGATCAGCAGGTCGATGTAGGTCAGCTCCAGCGCAAACACGGGTTTTTGCCCGGTCAATTGCGGCTCGATCAGCCGCAGGCCCAGGTCCGGCCGGGATGCCGCCGCCAGTTGGCTCGCCAGACCGATCATGTCGGCGACGGCCGGCTGCTCGCCGAGCCAGCGCCGGGCGCGGTTGAAGGCATCCTCCGCCCGTCCGAGGTCGATCAGCAGGCTCATCAGCAATTCGCGGCTGTCGGCGCCGATGTTGCCCCGGGCGCGGTCGTCGGCATGAATAAGCCGGTCCACCGCGTCGGGATGGTCGCCGCGCGACGCCAGCAGAGCCGCCAACTCCTGCTGGACCTCGACATCGTCGGGCGCCAGCGCGCAGTAGCGGGCCAGCGCCTCGACCTTCAGCGCCATCCGGTTGCGGAATCCGGCGGCATAAGCCAGTTCGCGGTAGAGGTCGGCGCTGCGCCGCAGCTCCGCCAGGACCGTCAGGTTCTCCAGGTGATCGCCCGGCCGCTGGGCGTCCTGGTAGAGGCGGTTCAGCAGCTCGCGCGCCTCGATGGAGGACGGCTCGGCGGCGACGAACCCCTCGGTCAAGGCGATGGCGCGTTCCAGGTCTCCCTGGGCCAGCGACAGGCGGGTCAGCGGCATCACGGTGGCGCCGCCGCGGTCGCCGGCGGCATAGCGCTCCTCATAGACGGCGCGGGCGCTGTCGTAATCGCGGTCGCGGAATTTCTGCAGGGCAAGCTCGCCGCCGCGCGGGATCAGCAGCAGGCTGGCGCCGACGCCCGCCAGCAGCACCAGCAGGACGACCAGGATGTTCGCACGCATCGCCGCCCTACCCCGCCACGCCGCCCGACGGGCGGAACCGCAGCAGCAGCGGGGCGATGCCGGAAACAGGGACGGTCAGCGCCAGCCGGCCATCCTCGTCCGCGGCCGCACGGCCGCTCCACAGAACGGCGCCATCGCGTTCCACGGTGACAGTCCAGGGTCCGGAACGGGGAACCCGCCAGACCATGGCGCCCTCACCATAGCCGGCGGCGGCGACGCGGAAGCCCTCCCCCTCCCCCGCCAGCGCCGAGAAGGCCCAGCGCCCCTCCACCAGATAGGGCATGCTGGCCGGCGGATCGCGGTCGGCGCGGTCGATGTCGGCAAGCGCCACCACCGGTTCCGCCACTGTTGGGTCGAGCGCGACATAGAGGCTCCCCTGGCAGTGGCGCTGGCCCAGCACCCCGGCGGAGCGGGAGAAATCGACCGCGCTGGAGCTGGCCCTATCGAAGCGCAAGGTGTTCAGCGCCCCACGGTCGCGCACGCGCCAGCGCCGCCCGCCCTCCAGCGGTTCGAGACGGGTGGTGTAGAAACCTTCGGCGATCCGGGCGTAGGTGGAGGCGGCGACCGGAGCCAGCTCCGTCGCGCGGGCGGCGGTCAGCACGCTGACCAGCGCGTTCAGACTGGCCGCCTTCTGGCCGCTGTACATGTGGTAATAGACGTTGAAGGGCTTCAGCCGGATCGGGCTGCCGGCATGCCGCATGGTATGGACCAGATTGCGGTAGCCGTAGAAGCGGTTGGTCCACAGGTCGGTGTAGGTGTTCTCGTTGCTGCCGGCGGCATAGATCTGGCGTTCCGCCCCCACCGGCAGGCCGACCGGCGGCAGGCCGGTGATGGACGGAAAATCGGCGTCGAATCGGGCATCGCCGCCGTTCATGTTGACGCCGCCCGCCTTGCGCACCGCCGCCAGCGCCGCCTCGAACGGAGAGGTGTCGCCCGACCATTGCACCAGCACCGCCCGCTTGCCGGCGGGCGCCAGCCGGGTGAAATAGTCCAGCGCGCCGCCGATCTCCTGGTCGAGGTCGAAGGGCTGCTGCAGATAGGCGCGCGGCAGGGCATAGCGGCCGATATCCGACACCTCGCCCGCCGTCTCCGCCGCATGGTCGTCGCCCTTGGCCGGGCGGTAGCTGCCGTCGCGGTCGAGGAATGGTGCTTCCTTCTGCCGGCTGTAATCCTTGAAGAAGGCCCACTGGAAGGGGTGGGTCCAGGTGTGGCTGGCCGGTTCGACCTGAGGCAGGGCAAAGAGCCTCTTCGCCGCCTCCACCGACTGCGGCGTGCCGTTCCAGGTCGGATCGAGGTCGCCGACGATGGGGGCGACGGTCACCGGCAGGTCGGGAAAGGGCTCGATGGCGGCGAGGCGCACCATGTCGGCGGACAGGACGCGCCTGGCGGCATGGGGCGTCACCTCCGTCACGTTGCGCCAGCCGTCGCCGTCGATGTGGCTGAAATAGATCCGCCGGCCCGACAGGGTGGTGACGTCGGGTTTCGGCAG
Above is a genomic segment from Azospirillum humicireducens containing:
- the pelG gene encoding exopolysaccharide Pel transporter PelG, translating into MAGIGFALRRLARRDDLLGVLQGYAHSAFITSGPWMFTILALAGITLFGRDLVEMEQLTQFRVVVIYNFCFSVVLTGPLVMVATRYLADAIYAKEVEAAPGMLLATLGLAYAIAGLTAGPFYPLFSGLPLPVMLGGLANFFLVCGIWVVSIFLSALKDYLAVTVAFGVGMAVGMAATLLLGDRHGAAGMVWGFSSGLAVIQFGLIARVLAEYPYPVGRLFDFLSYFRRYWDLALIGLFANAAVWTDKWIMWFAPEREIVSGAMTIYSAYDGAMFVAYLTTLPALTLFTVNIETRFFEHYQGFYRDIQKHATFDQIARNHRAIIAALLDSSRNLVILQGAVCAVCIFLAPMIVGAIGLQYQQIGMFRFGVLGAFFQVMFLFCTVILAYFDLRARNLTAQLVYLAANGGFTLLFSRLGFPWYGYGYFLGSLVAFAVAYLMVADAVRRLPYFAFVANNPSVR
- the pelF gene encoding GT4 family glycosyltransferase PelF, with product MSLSSPGASLPEAPHAPKADVCLLMEGSYPYVAGGVSTWTHDLIRSHADLTFHVVALVADRGARRLAYELPPNVTGLTHVYLQDPPAGWRWQPGTARLVAALEAPLGRLQQGGGLAEVAEVLRLLAPRRGRVGKRALLNSEDAFQMVVRMCRAALPDASFLEYFWGSRALMSGLFATLLVPMPQAGVYHAVSTGYAGLFAARARLETGRPALLTEHGIYTNERRIEILMAEWLFEGGDTSLVLDRKKRDLRDLWLDTFASYSKACYDACDRIITLYGGNQEFQRRQGADPAKLMIVPNGIDYAGYSQVRRDPEPRPPTIALIGRVVPIKDVKTYIRAAAILREDIPGLKAMILGPLEEDPGYVEECRTIVAHLGLEQTVVFAGRVKLTDWLGRVDAIALTSVSEAQPLVILEAGASGVPTVATDVGSCAELLLGRPDEDPPLGPGGAVTPLASPLDTARELRALLLDRPWRERCAQAIARRVAQSYDKVAIDRIYRAIYDEHIAMPTRPTLEQPGFHPSGAA
- a CDS encoding GAF domain-containing protein, with protein sequence MSSPPSAAPVTAPIPVDGVFRRRWFGLRPVALLELALFFGVALGLDVWLGSGLRFEGVQPHPFWIPVLLLAIQYGTNEGVLAALAATAALRLGNVPDAGITQDLYDHLFTLSREPILWLVAAVLFGELRMRHLREREELRAGLAAARQEAEAIARSYRALKSVKESLETRVAGQLRTVFTLYQAAKSIDRLDEGEVMLGVADLVRTVMQPEKFSLFLLNNDVLESVTNEGWDDDNDTYARWFDSGTALFQQVIARQRQVCVSRAEDERILAGEGILAGPLVSSDTGEVIGMVKIESLGFTDLSVNTVENFRILCEWIGTALAKARQYRTANEQRVFTDDALYSSSYIGRQADFLALLGRRMGFETTAITIRPIGIARLSVGQRAELAAAIGEAVRGSLRDTDLACDFGHQGTSFGVVLAGTPLDGARLVEAKLERAVRQSLPAELADITIGFTTRRIETPADGRAEGQPEGPAAQ
- a CDS encoding tetratricopeptide repeat protein, producing the protein MRANILVVLLVLLAGVGASLLLIPRGGELALQKFRDRDYDSARAVYEERYAAGDRGGATVMPLTRLSLAQGDLERAIALTEGFVAAEPSSIEARELLNRLYQDAQRPGDHLENLTVLAELRRSADLYRELAYAAGFRNRMALKVEALARYCALAPDDVEVQQELAALLASRGDHPDAVDRLIHADDRARGNIGADSRELLMSLLIDLGRAEDAFNRARRWLGEQPAVADMIGLASQLAAASRPDLGLRLIEPQLTGQKPVFALELTYIDLLIAADRREEARTRLSALSGRVEDSQFGRLLALEMNAGQAQEALQAAKGRDLRLAPDWVLAGLAETALRDGDRPFLDRLHRELGEGFLADYPVLAANIALGRGDADAAARWAERGLAGSALTLGDRLAAVRILDRTGRRAAADAAFDSLSLSGILSDDQLEELAALFSDLDRAPAGLDWFAARRQAKPSPAADQGWARLAAKAGDPAAVADWLAARPVLPAALLQDIAGSAAERAVADRRAAPLALAAAQRAFALDPSPRSRLAVAIALTATGNPAEALPLLAPLLDQGGAEVEAAYIAALDGAGRSEELARHLTAKLAKGGLTDAEEQGIAYLLLDHKAYRAALPLLRVRAERLGGDWLAVYADAAAKADALPDLAGLLQRQATAAPLAEAEDSLYRDTLEKLGRKAELRRYLLARATDDRLPVERRREPVSALLALGDKAGATQALQRLAAMQGPQSEDFRQLAYLWGPRPPSAALDWLEARAKAAAGPAAQAAWYDRLAELGGGARVTASLATPAGPPAQPVLQAPYIEALASAGKGRELAVAVRAALREDATPDRLRRYARLAEQTGQRAAAAEAWTALLARKPEDADALRQLGMLAYDGNRLADAERLLRRYTAGGPDDYEAHYFLGEALTALKRPAAAVPFYRTALAQLRARGGRDDAAVLTEANLLNRLGMVDEAVALFDSLRKRRPGDRQLTADYASMLIENGRLPEARRVLALP
- a CDS encoding polysaccharide deacetylase family protein; this encodes MRRIATAAARAAALALGLLLPWAAPIRAAEVPPAAGSVRQEVPRTILALVDLREEDTIRLSRIHSMAELPLNHLGLSVVYWNVADGLPDLSRYPGLRGVVTWFAGEPFADVGAYIDWVGRAMDRGVRFAVLGQPGVRLERGGRPVPLALANRFFAHFGLRDDDGFSDLTYKSKPALADRTIGFERPLSGVLPGYPLFRKTDARVSSHLVMRRADDPASDSHLVVTGPAGGLAVDGYGRHFDAEYNRRQWIVDPFAFFRNAFATDDLPKPDVTTLSGRRIYFSHIDGDGWRNVTEVTPHAARRVLSADMVRLAAIEPFPDLPVTVAPIVGDLDPTWNGTPQSVEAAKRLFALPQVEPASHTWTHPFQWAFFKDYSRQKEAPFLDRDGSYRPAKGDDHAAETAGEVSDIGRYALPRAYLQQPFDLDQEIGGALDYFTRLAPAGKRAVLVQWSGDTSPFEAALAAVRKAGGVNMNGGDARFDADFPSITGLPPVGLPVGAERQIYAAGSNENTYTDLWTNRFYGYRNLVHTMRHAGSPIRLKPFNVYYHMYSGQKAASLNALVSVLTAARATELAPVAASTYARIAEGFYTTRLEPLEGGRRWRVRDRGALNTLRFDRASSSAVDFSRSAGVLGQRHCQGSLYVALDPTVAEPVVALADIDRADRDPPASMPYLVEGRWAFSALAGEGEGFRVAAAGYGEGAMVWRVPRSGPWTVTVERDGAVLWSGRAAADEDGRLALTVPVSGIAPLLLRFRPSGGVAG